The Immundisolibacter cernigliae genome has a window encoding:
- a CDS encoding ExbD/TolR family protein, which yields MNFRTRRRPDDVELNFVPLIDVLVVLLIFLMVTTSFSRLGQLKVDLPQAASDATAPTDNTIELAISAAGEYAVGQETLAADNVVGLTAALRRAASGRKEPVLVLSVDRNTPHERVIAAMTAAREAGLENLSFAVETAGKAP from the coding sequence ATGAACTTTCGCACCCGGCGCCGGCCGGACGATGTGGAACTGAATTTCGTGCCGTTGATCGACGTGCTGGTGGTGCTGCTGATCTTTCTGATGGTCACCACCAGTTTCAGCCGTCTGGGACAGCTGAAGGTCGATCTGCCGCAGGCGGCCAGTGACGCTACCGCGCCCACCGACAACACGATCGAGCTGGCCATCAGCGCCGCCGGGGAATATGCGGTCGGTCAGGAAACCCTGGCCGCCGACAACGTGGTCGGTCTGACTGCGGCGCTGCGCCGCGCAGCCAGCGGGCGCAAGGAGCCGGTGCTGGTGCTGTCGGTCGACCGCAACACGCCCCACGAGCGGGTCATCGCCGCCATGACCGCGGCGCGCGAGGCAGGGCTGGAAAACCTCAGCTTCGCGGTGGAGACGGCGGGCAAGGCGCCATGA
- a CDS encoding HAD-IC family P-type ATPase has protein sequence MIDGPRLARMGDAELHLALDASELLFARVSAAQKLRLVQGLRRKGEVVAVTGDGVNDAPALRQADIGIAMGRSGTDVARAAADLILADDNFASIVAAVREGRAVYDNIRKFLTYILTSNVPEIVPYLAFVLLGVPLALTVPQILAVDLGTDILPALALGAEPAERGIMDRPPRPRAQRLLDGRLLARAYGFLGPLQAAVAMAAWYGVLRAGGWQWGQTLAADAPLYRQATGACLAAIVVLQVVNVFVCRSARQSIVRSGFGGNRLLWWGIGLELALLAGFLYTPPGRALLGTAALPGWLWLSLPPLALAFLLAEEVRRAVARTLLVSGNRAGRR, from the coding sequence GTGATCGACGGGCCGCGGCTGGCGCGCATGGGCGATGCCGAACTGCATCTGGCGCTGGACGCGTCCGAGCTGCTGTTCGCGCGTGTCTCGGCGGCGCAGAAGCTGCGCCTGGTGCAGGGACTCAGGCGCAAGGGCGAGGTGGTGGCGGTGACCGGCGATGGCGTCAACGATGCGCCGGCGCTGCGCCAGGCCGACATCGGCATTGCCATGGGGCGCAGCGGTACCGACGTGGCGCGGGCGGCGGCCGACCTGATCCTGGCCGACGACAATTTCGCCAGCATCGTGGCGGCGGTGCGCGAGGGGCGGGCGGTGTATGACAACATCCGCAAGTTCCTCACCTACATCCTGACCTCCAACGTGCCGGAAATCGTGCCCTACCTGGCCTTCGTGCTGCTGGGTGTGCCGCTGGCGCTGACGGTGCCGCAGATACTCGCCGTCGATCTGGGTACCGACATCCTGCCGGCGCTGGCGCTGGGCGCGGAACCGGCCGAGCGCGGGATCATGGATCGTCCGCCTCGGCCACGCGCACAGCGGCTGCTCGACGGCCGGCTGCTGGCGCGCGCGTACGGATTTCTGGGCCCGCTGCAGGCTGCCGTCGCCATGGCCGCCTGGTATGGGGTGCTGCGCGCCGGTGGCTGGCAGTGGGGACAGACACTGGCCGCCGATGCGCCGCTGTACCGCCAGGCGACCGGCGCCTGCCTGGCCGCCATCGTGGTGCTGCAGGTGGTGAACGTGTTTGTCTGTCGCAGCGCCCGGCAGTCGATAGTCCGTAGCGGGTTTGGCGGCAACCGCCTGCTGTGGTGGGGGATTGGGCTGGAACTGGCGTTGCTGGCGGGTTTTCTGTACACGCCACCGGGCCGGGCCCTGCTGGGCACCGCCGCTTTGCCAGGCTGGCTGTGGCTGAGCTTGCCACCGTTGGCGTTGGCCTTTCTGCTGGCCGAGGAGGTCCGCAGGGCAGTGGCACGGACGCTGCTTGTGTCTGGCAACAGGGCCGGCCGGAGGTAG
- a CDS encoding SDR family oxidoreductase has translation MDLGLNDRVAVVCGASQGMGRAIAAGLAAEGARVLLVARNADRLAEAEQAIAAQVPGASLATVALDLTVADSAAAVVEAAQQRWGRLDVLVTNTGGPPPGQPLELDDEKFLLAYEQNFMNVVRLCRHAVPAMRTHGYGRVINVLALSVRQIEDNLVLSSTSRLAVVAYARYLAEQVAADGITVNNVLPGSIHTERLEQVSQMQARHFGRDPAGEIALRAQRVPMKRLGLPQEMADVVAFLASERAAFLTGLSIPVDGGQLRSVL, from the coding sequence GTGGATTTGGGACTGAACGACCGCGTGGCGGTGGTGTGCGGCGCCAGTCAGGGCATGGGGCGGGCGATTGCCGCCGGGCTGGCCGCGGAGGGTGCGCGGGTGTTGCTGGTGGCGCGCAATGCCGATCGGCTGGCCGAGGCCGAGCAGGCGATCGCCGCGCAGGTGCCCGGCGCCAGCCTGGCGACGGTGGCACTGGATTTGACCGTTGCGGACAGCGCAGCGGCGGTGGTCGAAGCCGCGCAACAGCGCTGGGGCCGCCTGGACGTGCTGGTCACCAACACCGGCGGCCCGCCGCCGGGCCAGCCGCTGGAGCTGGACGACGAAAAATTCCTGCTCGCCTACGAACAGAATTTCATGAACGTGGTGCGCCTGTGCCGGCACGCGGTGCCGGCCATGCGCACGCACGGTTACGGGCGGGTCATCAACGTGCTGGCGCTGTCGGTGCGCCAGATCGAGGACAACCTGGTGCTGTCGTCCACGTCGCGCCTGGCCGTGGTGGCCTACGCGCGGTATCTGGCCGAGCAGGTGGCCGCCGACGGCATTACCGTGAACAACGTGTTGCCGGGGTCGATTCATACCGAGCGCCTGGAGCAGGTGTCGCAGATGCAGGCCAGGCATTTCGGGCGCGATCCGGCCGGCGAAATCGCACTGCGCGCCCAGCGGGTGCCGATGAAGCGTCTCGGCCTGCCGCAGGAAATGGCTGACGTGGTGGCGTTTCTGGCCTCCGAGCGGGCGGCCTTCCTGACCGGGCTGAGCATTCCGGTCGACGGCGGCCAGTTGCGGTCGGTACTGTGA
- the glgP gene encoding alpha-glucan family phosphorylase yields the protein MTETTFILEVQPRIPARLRRLEELAGDLVYSWDRRVRALFARLDAELWRVCGHNPKVFLRRVSQQALDEAAQDRGYLEEYSRALSGYDSYTQAQARDEITARLDPQADLVAYFCAEYGLHESLPIYSGGLGILAGDHCKAASDLGLPFVAVGLLYRQGYFTQIIDGHGQQQAQYRPHQIDDLPVTLALDAGGVPLQVVVDLPGRAVSLHVWRAKVGHIDLYLLDSDLPDNSETDRALTYQLYGGDREWRMQQEIVLGIGGVRALRALGLRPTVWHINEGHATFQILERCREWVANGDKFQAALERVAANTVFTTHTPVAAGHDIFDAALFDHYFTAFAPGLGIGVEALRAYGQSPQNQGSFNMTSMALRGTRFHNGVSKIHGEVASGMERYIWPDIPPDENPITHVTNGVHASTFLAQEWSNLLDVRFADWRSSLTDCQYWDCLQEVPDHRFWSLRQELKTLLLQMVRRRVAVQHRRAGVADAQLRRITRHLADDNGDVLVLGFGRRFATYKRATLLFQDPARLARLLGDPQRPVLIMFAGKAHPSDKPGQELIRQIHEFSMRPEFIGRILLLENYDLNLARRLVSGVDVWLNNPVYPLEASGTSGMKAAMNGVLNLSVLDGWWAEGYDGTNGWGIVPHGSDFDPAYRDHEEASDLYDLLEHQVIPLYFERGGHSYSAEWVAMAKASMRTILPRFNAERQVLDYVEKLYGPARDHRRKIDAVDDGAAALAAWKKRVRACWSGVAFVASTSDVAPDLTRTLHFGDALEVRAALRLNGLGTDDVVVECLLGEDQEDGSFVVRERLHLEPGSTLPGGETSYVLALRPRRTGLQSYRIRAYPHHTLLAHPFELGCMCWL from the coding sequence GTGACCGAAACCACTTTCATCCTGGAAGTCCAGCCGCGCATTCCGGCCCGCCTGCGGCGCCTCGAGGAGTTGGCCGGGGACCTTGTCTACAGCTGGGATCGGCGGGTGCGGGCGCTGTTTGCGCGTCTGGACGCCGAGCTGTGGCGGGTCTGTGGCCACAACCCGAAGGTGTTCCTGCGGCGGGTGTCGCAACAGGCGCTGGACGAGGCCGCCCAGGACCGCGGCTATCTCGAGGAATACAGCCGCGCCTTGTCTGGCTACGACAGCTATACGCAGGCCCAGGCGCGAGACGAAATTACCGCCCGACTCGACCCGCAGGCCGACCTGGTGGCCTATTTTTGCGCCGAGTACGGCCTGCACGAGAGCCTGCCGATCTACTCCGGCGGCCTGGGTATCCTGGCTGGCGACCACTGCAAGGCCGCCAGTGATCTTGGCTTGCCCTTCGTGGCGGTGGGGCTGCTGTACCGGCAGGGCTATTTCACGCAGATCATCGACGGCCATGGCCAGCAGCAGGCGCAATATCGGCCGCACCAGATCGACGACCTGCCCGTCACCCTGGCGCTGGACGCCGGCGGCGTGCCGCTGCAAGTGGTGGTCGACCTGCCGGGCCGTGCGGTCAGCCTGCACGTGTGGCGCGCCAAGGTGGGGCATATCGACCTTTACCTGCTCGATTCCGACCTGCCGGACAACAGCGAGACCGACCGGGCGCTGACCTACCAGCTGTATGGCGGCGACCGCGAGTGGCGCATGCAGCAGGAAATCGTGCTCGGCATCGGCGGCGTGCGCGCGCTGCGGGCGCTGGGCCTGCGTCCGACGGTGTGGCACATCAACGAGGGCCACGCGACCTTTCAGATTCTGGAACGCTGCCGCGAGTGGGTCGCCAACGGCGACAAGTTTCAGGCAGCGCTGGAGCGGGTGGCTGCCAATACCGTATTCACCACCCACACGCCGGTGGCCGCCGGGCACGACATTTTCGACGCGGCGCTGTTCGATCACTATTTCACGGCCTTCGCACCGGGGCTTGGCATCGGCGTCGAGGCGCTGCGCGCCTACGGGCAGTCGCCGCAGAACCAGGGCAGCTTCAACATGACGTCGATGGCGCTGCGCGGCACGCGCTTTCACAACGGCGTCAGCAAGATTCACGGCGAGGTCGCCTCCGGAATGGAGCGTTACATCTGGCCGGATATCCCGCCGGACGAGAACCCGATCACGCACGTCACCAACGGCGTGCACGCCAGCACCTTCCTGGCGCAGGAGTGGTCGAACCTGCTCGACGTTCGCTTTGCCGACTGGCGCAGCTCGCTGACCGACTGCCAGTACTGGGATTGCCTGCAGGAGGTGCCGGACCACCGTTTCTGGAGCCTGCGCCAGGAACTCAAGACCCTGCTGTTGCAAATGGTGCGTCGGCGCGTGGCCGTACAGCACCGGCGGGCCGGCGTGGCGGACGCGCAGCTGCGGCGCATCACGCGCCACCTGGCCGACGACAACGGCGACGTGCTGGTGCTCGGCTTCGGTCGGCGTTTTGCCACCTACAAGCGCGCCACGCTGCTGTTCCAGGACCCGGCCCGCCTGGCCCGGCTGCTGGGCGATCCGCAGCGCCCGGTGCTGATCATGTTCGCCGGCAAGGCGCATCCGAGCGACAAGCCGGGCCAGGAACTGATTCGGCAGATTCACGAGTTCTCGATGCGCCCGGAGTTCATCGGCCGCATCCTGCTGTTGGAAAACTACGACCTGAATCTGGCCCGCCGCCTGGTGTCCGGCGTGGATGTCTGGCTGAACAATCCGGTCTACCCGCTGGAAGCCAGTGGCACCTCGGGCATGAAAGCGGCCATGAACGGGGTGCTCAACCTGAGCGTGCTGGACGGCTGGTGGGCCGAAGGCTACGACGGCACCAACGGCTGGGGCATCGTGCCTCACGGCTCCGATTTCGACCCCGCGTATCGCGACCACGAGGAAGCGAGCGACCTGTACGACCTGCTCGAGCACCAGGTGATTCCCCTGTATTTCGAGCGCGGTGGCCACAGCTATTCGGCCGAGTGGGTGGCCATGGCCAAGGCGTCCATGCGCACGATCCTGCCGCGCTTCAACGCCGAGCGGCAGGTGCTCGATTACGTCGAGAAGCTGTACGGCCCGGCGCGGGATCACCGCCGCAAGATCGACGCCGTGGACGACGGCGCCGCGGCCCTGGCAGCCTGGAAAAAGCGCGTGCGTGCGTGCTGGTCGGGCGTGGCTTTCGTGGCGTCCACGTCGGATGTGGCGCCCGATCTGACGCGCACGCTGCATTTTGGCGACGCGCTGGAGGTCCGCGCCGCGCTGCGCCTGAACGGCCTCGGTACCGACGACGTGGTGGTCGAATGCCTGCTGGGCGAGGATCAGGAAGACGGCAGCTTTGTGGTGCGCGAGCGCCTGCACCTGGAGCCGGGCAGCACGCTGCCGGGTGGCGAAACCAGCTATGTGCTGGCGCTGCGTCCGCGGCGCACCGGCCTGCAGAGTTATCGCATTCGCGCCTATCCGCACCACACCTTGCTCGCACATCCGTTCGAGCTGGGCTGTATGTGCTGGTTGTGA
- a CDS encoding 2-keto-4-pentenoate hydratase, with protein sequence MDIQAIVEDFWACRQRGVYYPPQWFDRLTLDQACRVQLGLLDKSIAAGARQVGWKVGLTAAAIREQFRVHEPVFGYLLEEGRLDSGVELDLSDWLGTGFENELCLRLGRPLSGPDVDLATARAVVRGCHPAMELVENRGDFTAQLAVAVADNVQQRAFVIGPEVPLDAGTNLAAVRCEVDINGKQVAQATGDAVMGDPYASLAWLANKLAEYGRGLEPGQYVMSGSFTRQFPLQAGDRAQTRFSGIGTVAVRAR encoded by the coding sequence ATGGACATTCAAGCGATCGTCGAGGATTTCTGGGCCTGCCGGCAGCGCGGCGTGTACTACCCGCCGCAGTGGTTCGACAGGCTCACGCTGGACCAGGCCTGCCGTGTGCAGCTGGGCCTGCTCGACAAATCCATCGCCGCCGGCGCGCGTCAGGTGGGCTGGAAGGTGGGCCTGACGGCTGCGGCGATTCGCGAGCAGTTTCGCGTGCACGAGCCGGTGTTCGGGTATCTGCTGGAGGAAGGCCGCCTCGACAGCGGCGTGGAGCTGGACCTGTCGGATTGGCTGGGGACCGGCTTCGAGAACGAGCTGTGTCTGCGCCTGGGCCGGCCGCTGAGCGGCCCGGATGTGGACCTGGCCACTGCCCGGGCGGTGGTGCGCGGCTGTCATCCGGCCATGGAACTGGTGGAGAACCGCGGCGACTTCACCGCCCAGCTGGCGGTGGCGGTGGCCGACAACGTGCAGCAGCGCGCCTTCGTGATCGGTCCCGAGGTGCCGCTCGATGCCGGCACCAACCTGGCCGCTGTGCGCTGCGAGGTGGACATCAACGGCAAGCAGGTGGCGCAGGCCACGGGCGACGCGGTGATGGGCGATCCCTACGCTTCGCTGGCCTGGCTGGCCAACAAGCTGGCCGAGTACGGGCGCGGCCTGGAGCCCGGTCAGTACGTGATGAGCGGCTCGTTCACGCGCCAGTTTCCGCTCCAGGCCGGCGACCGGGCGCAGACGCGCTTCAGCGGCATCGGCACGGTGGCGGTGCGCGCGCGCTGA
- the msbA gene encoding lipid A export permease/ATP-binding protein MsbA — translation MTDAVDSAARWQIYARLLGYARPHWRVFALALIGMIGGAATDPAFAALMKPMLDGSFVERDPQTIRWLPVVMVGLFVVRLVCSFISDFGMNWVARRVIKDLRTAMFDHLLRLPASFYDRQASGALISKVTYDVEMVAGATSDALTTLLKDSVAVLGLLGWMFYLNWKLALIFLVVGPGMAASIGAVSKRFRRLSTHIQASMGNITAAAGEVVEGHLVTKLFNGQDRESASFGRLSERNRHLHMKWVSVDALGNGVVQLLIALTMAGILYAATTFASTERTTVGGFTSFIVAVTMLQAPVKRLTKVNGVLQKGITAARSVFGLIDELAEPDTGRRELVRARGEVEYQDVEFAYATSIAPVLRGVSLHAKPGQRVALVGRSGSGKTSLVGLLPRFYEPQAGRILVDGIDIRELTLASLRAQISLVSQHVVLFNDTVANNIAYGRRGEVSEADIVRAAEQAHAMEFIRQLPQGLDSLVGDNGVLLSGGQRQRIAIARALLKDAPILILDEATSALDSESERHIKAALDALMSHRTTLVIAHRLSTIENADLILVMQDGRIVERGDHASLLRQGGAYARLHRMQFADVPVAV, via the coding sequence ATGACCGACGCGGTCGACAGCGCCGCCCGCTGGCAGATCTACGCGCGCCTGCTTGGCTATGCGCGACCGCACTGGCGGGTGTTCGCGCTGGCACTGATCGGCATGATCGGCGGCGCGGCCACGGATCCGGCTTTCGCCGCCCTGATGAAGCCGATGCTCGACGGCAGCTTCGTCGAGCGCGACCCGCAGACCATCCGCTGGCTGCCGGTGGTGATGGTCGGCCTGTTCGTGGTGCGCCTGGTGTGCAGCTTCATCTCCGACTTCGGCATGAACTGGGTGGCGCGGCGGGTCATTAAGGACCTGCGCACGGCCATGTTCGACCACCTGCTGCGTCTGCCGGCGAGTTTCTACGACCGCCAGGCCTCCGGTGCGCTGATTTCCAAGGTCACCTATGACGTCGAGATGGTGGCCGGCGCCACCAGCGACGCCCTGACCACGCTGCTCAAGGACAGCGTGGCGGTACTGGGGCTGCTGGGCTGGATGTTCTACCTGAACTGGAAACTGGCGCTGATCTTCCTGGTGGTCGGGCCGGGCATGGCGGCCAGCATCGGTGCGGTGTCGAAGCGCTTTCGGCGCCTGAGCACGCACATCCAGGCATCGATGGGCAACATCACTGCCGCCGCCGGCGAGGTGGTGGAGGGCCACCTGGTGACCAAGCTGTTCAACGGCCAGGACCGTGAATCGGCAAGCTTCGGTCGGCTGTCGGAGCGCAACCGCCACCTGCACATGAAATGGGTGTCCGTGGACGCGCTGGGCAACGGCGTGGTGCAGCTGCTGATCGCACTGACCATGGCCGGCATCCTGTACGCCGCCACCACCTTTGCCAGCACCGAGCGCACCACCGTGGGCGGGTTCACGTCGTTCATCGTGGCGGTGACCATGCTGCAGGCGCCGGTCAAGCGCCTGACCAAGGTCAACGGCGTGCTGCAGAAGGGCATCACCGCCGCGCGCAGCGTGTTCGGGCTGATCGACGAGCTGGCCGAACCGGACACCGGCCGGCGCGAGCTGGTTCGTGCGCGGGGCGAGGTTGAGTATCAGGACGTCGAATTTGCCTACGCGACCAGCATCGCGCCGGTGCTGCGCGGCGTGTCGCTGCACGCAAAGCCGGGCCAGCGGGTGGCGCTGGTTGGGCGCTCCGGCTCGGGCAAGACCAGCCTGGTCGGCCTGCTGCCGCGCTTCTACGAGCCGCAGGCCGGGCGCATCCTGGTCGACGGCATCGACATCCGCGAGCTGACGCTGGCCTCGCTGCGGGCGCAGATCTCGCTGGTCAGCCAGCACGTGGTGCTGTTCAACGACACCGTGGCCAACAACATCGCCTACGGTCGCCGCGGCGAGGTGAGCGAGGCCGACATCGTGCGCGCCGCCGAGCAGGCGCATGCCATGGAATTCATCCGCCAGTTGCCGCAGGGCCTGGACAGCCTGGTCGGCGACAACGGCGTGCTGCTGTCCGGCGGCCAGCGCCAGCGCATCGCCATTGCCCGGGCGCTGCTCAAGGACGCGCCGATCCTGATCCTGGACGAGGCCACATCGGCCCTGGACAGCGAATCGGAGCGGCACATCAAGGCGGCGCTCGACGCGCTGATGAGCCACCGCACCACGCTGGTGATCGCGCACCGCCTGTCGACCATCGAGAACGCCGACCTGATCCTGGTGATGCAGGACGGGCGCATCGTCGAGCGGGGTGATCATGCGTCCCTGCTGCGCCAGGGCGGCGCCTATGCCCGGCTGCACCGGATGCAGTTTGCGGACGTGCCAGTCGCGGTTTGA
- a CDS encoding cation-transporting P-type ATPase, which translates to MNHAAPSHIHTLSIEAVYAALQSGPDGLRTAQAQRRLAEFGPNRLQAAAPRRRWRGRSAWPAARRQ; encoded by the coding sequence ATGAACCACGCCGCGCCAAGCCACATCCACACGCTGTCCATCGAGGCGGTCTATGCCGCACTGCAAAGCGGGCCGGACGGCCTGCGCACGGCGCAGGCCCAGCGCCGCCTGGCTGAATTCGGCCCCAACCGCTTGCAGGCAGCGGCGCCCCGCCGGCGCTGGCGCGGCAGGTCGGCCTGGCCGGCGGCGCGGCGACAGTGA
- a CDS encoding DNA internalization-related competence protein ComEC/Rec2, producing MPASLLALIAGFAAGLAASLLAPVLPGDHWTPVLAGCALLMGLAGRRRTAGLVLAAALGGSAYGLHAAHDALDSRLPEALHSRDARLTGVLTDLPQADRLRTRLQVDIEQLTVAGRPVVGPRRVLLSWYGERPALRAGQRWQLPVRLKAPRGFRNPSGFDYERWLTQAGIDATGYVRAGPARQLPASNWTAPVQSLRQAIADRLDRHLAQDDAGRMVRGLAIGVTGAVSPATWRTLRETGTAHLLAISGLHVALSGLLVYALVGWLWRHLPGLARRLPAPRAAAVAAAVGVFGYAALAGFAVPARRTALMFSVAALGAASGRETSPARLLALAGLVVLLFDPLALLASGFWLSFGAVGILLWLALGRLHGRADDEPASGARQPDRVRGVWRRAREGTLGAVRLQLAVALALTPLTLGFFGLLSPTSVPANLIAVPLLGLVAVPLTLLGVLTLPVPALAGPVLLGAQGVCAGTLAVLEALRGLAPGLLWPPVPWPLLAACLLGVLILLLPRGFPGRWLGVLWCLPAVLYRPSLPPAGAFSATALDVGQGLAVVVRTRNHALVYDSGPRFSERFSAGEAIVLPELARLGVRHLDLLMLSHGDSDHAGAAADIVDGIRTARIVSGTPRQIIGAGAVEPCRDGYAWTWDGVRFQQFHPGGGLAAAGDNDRSCVLRVVAADGHGLLLTGDVEVPAQQRLVEVDALDPVDVLLAPHHGSRGALYPPLIARLAPREVIFSAAYRSRFGHPHPTVSAAYAAAGARLWNTADAGALLIAAGPQGLEVTAQRARRGRWWRAGAPQAP from the coding sequence ATGCCTGCCAGCCTGCTTGCTCTGATTGCCGGATTTGCTGCCGGTCTGGCGGCAAGCCTGCTCGCCCCGGTTCTGCCCGGCGACCACTGGACGCCTGTGCTGGCAGGCTGTGCGCTGCTGATGGGGCTGGCCGGCCGGCGGCGCACCGCGGGACTGGTGTTGGCGGCCGCGCTGGGCGGCAGCGCCTATGGTCTGCACGCCGCGCACGATGCGCTCGACAGTCGCCTCCCGGAGGCCCTGCACAGCCGCGACGCGCGCCTGACCGGAGTGCTCACGGACCTGCCGCAGGCCGACCGGCTGCGCACGCGGCTGCAGGTCGATATCGAGCAGTTGACAGTGGCCGGCCGGCCAGTGGTAGGGCCGCGCAGGGTGCTGCTGTCGTGGTACGGGGAACGCCCCGCGCTGCGTGCCGGACAGCGCTGGCAGCTGCCGGTGCGACTGAAGGCGCCGCGTGGCTTTCGCAACCCCTCCGGCTTCGATTACGAGCGCTGGCTGACCCAAGCGGGCATCGACGCCACCGGTTATGTGCGCGCCGGGCCAGCGCGGCAGCTGCCCGCATCGAACTGGACTGCCCCGGTGCAGAGCCTGCGACAGGCCATTGCAGACCGCCTCGACCGGCACCTTGCCCAGGACGACGCCGGGCGCATGGTGCGCGGTCTCGCCATCGGCGTCACCGGCGCGGTGAGCCCGGCGACCTGGCGCACGCTGCGCGAAACCGGCACGGCGCATCTGCTGGCGATTTCCGGCCTGCACGTGGCCCTGAGCGGACTGCTGGTGTACGCGCTGGTCGGCTGGCTGTGGCGGCACCTGCCCGGTCTGGCGCGACGGCTGCCGGCGCCCCGCGCGGCGGCCGTGGCGGCGGCGGTGGGCGTATTCGGCTACGCGGCGCTGGCCGGGTTTGCGGTGCCGGCGCGGCGCACGGCGCTGATGTTCAGCGTGGCCGCGCTGGGCGCCGCGAGCGGACGTGAGACTTCGCCGGCGCGCCTGCTGGCGCTGGCCGGACTGGTGGTGTTGCTGTTCGATCCGCTGGCCTTGCTGGCGAGCGGATTCTGGCTGTCGTTCGGCGCGGTCGGCATCCTGCTGTGGCTGGCGCTGGGCCGTCTGCACGGGCGCGCCGACGACGAACCGGCGTCCGGCGCTCGGCAGCCGGATCGTGTGCGCGGGGTGTGGCGGCGGGCGCGCGAGGGAACGCTCGGCGCTGTGCGCCTGCAGTTGGCGGTGGCCCTGGCGCTGACGCCGTTGACGCTCGGCTTCTTCGGTTTGCTGTCGCCCACCTCGGTGCCGGCCAATTTGATCGCCGTGCCGCTGCTCGGTCTGGTGGCGGTGCCGCTGACGCTGCTGGGCGTTCTCACCCTGCCCGTTCCGGCGCTGGCCGGGCCTGTGTTGCTCGGCGCGCAGGGCGTATGCGCCGGCACCCTGGCGGTGCTGGAGGCGCTGCGCGGGCTGGCGCCCGGGCTGTTGTGGCCGCCGGTGCCGTGGCCGCTGCTTGCCGCCTGCCTGCTTGGCGTGCTGATCTTGCTGTTGCCGCGCGGGTTTCCGGGCCGCTGGCTGGGTGTGCTGTGGTGCCTGCCGGCAGTTCTTTACCGACCGTCGTTGCCGCCCGCAGGGGCGTTCAGTGCCACCGCGCTCGACGTCGGTCAGGGCCTGGCGGTGGTGGTGCGCACCCGCAATCATGCGCTGGTCTATGACAGCGGGCCGCGCTTTTCGGAGCGTTTCAGTGCCGGCGAGGCCATCGTGCTGCCCGAGCTGGCACGGCTGGGCGTGCGGCACCTGGACCTGCTGATGCTGTCGCATGGCGATAGCGATCATGCCGGCGCCGCGGCCGACATCGTGGACGGCATCCGCACCGCCCGCATCGTCAGCGGCACGCCGCGGCAGATCATCGGCGCGGGTGCGGTCGAGCCTTGCCGGGACGGGTACGCCTGGACCTGGGACGGGGTGCGTTTCCAGCAGTTTCATCCCGGCGGCGGCCTTGCCGCGGCCGGTGACAACGACCGCTCATGCGTGCTGCGGGTCGTGGCTGCTGACGGCCACGGCCTGCTGCTGACCGGCGACGTGGAGGTGCCGGCCCAGCAGCGCCTTGTGGAAGTCGACGCGTTGGATCCGGTCGATGTATTGCTGGCGCCGCATCATGGCAGCCGGGGCGCGCTGTATCCGCCGTTGATTGCCCGCCTGGCGCCGCGGGAGGTGATTTTCTCCGCCGCCTACCGCAGCCGCTTCGGCCATCCGCACCCGACCGTCAGCGCCGCCTACGCGGCTGCCGGTGCGCGGCTGTGGAACACGGCGGACGCCGGTGCGCTGCTCATCGCAGCCGGCCCGCAGGGCCTCGAAGTGACGGCGCAGCGTGCCCGTCGGGGCCGCTGGTGGCGGGCCGGGGCGCCGCAGGCGCCGTGA
- a CDS encoding MotA/TolQ/ExbB proton channel family protein, whose translation MWELLKAGDWPVIPLVLCSILALGIVLERAWSLQRRRVLPPGLLQEVQNWCIAGQVDAARINNLRQHSPLGRILAAVLMHGGEDRQRQRENVEDTGRHLALELERFLNMLGTLATVSPLIGLFGTVIGMIETFHAIGMTGLGAPEKLASGISIALVNTAFGLFVAIPSYIFHRYYRGRVDELVADLERQAAELAESLAQLAARLHRDRAALRA comes from the coding sequence GTGTGGGAACTGCTCAAGGCCGGTGACTGGCCGGTCATTCCGCTGGTTCTGTGCTCCATCCTGGCGCTCGGCATCGTGCTGGAGCGGGCCTGGTCGCTGCAGCGCAGGCGGGTTCTGCCGCCCGGTTTGCTGCAGGAAGTGCAGAACTGGTGCATCGCCGGGCAGGTGGATGCGGCCCGTATCAACAACCTGCGCCAGCACTCGCCGCTGGGCCGAATCCTGGCGGCTGTGTTGATGCACGGCGGCGAGGACCGCCAGCGCCAGCGTGAGAACGTGGAGGACACCGGCCGTCACCTGGCGCTGGAGCTGGAACGCTTCCTGAACATGCTGGGCACGCTGGCCACCGTCTCGCCGCTGATCGGCCTGTTCGGCACCGTGATCGGCATGATCGAGACCTTCCACGCCATCGGCATGACCGGCCTGGGCGCGCCCGAGAAGCTGGCCAGCGGCATTTCGATCGCGCTGGTGAATACGGCCTTCGGCCTGTTCGTGGCCATCCCGAGCTATATCTTTCACCGCTATTACCGCGGCCGGGTGGACGAGCTGGTGGCCGATCTGGAACGCCAGGCGGCAGAGCTGGCCGAATCCCTGGCGCAGCTGGCCGCGCGTCTGCACCGCGACCGGGCGGCCCTGCGCGCATGA